The Arachis ipaensis cultivar K30076 chromosome B07, Araip1.1, whole genome shotgun sequence genome includes a window with the following:
- the LOC107610064 gene encoding cleavage and polyadenylation specificity factor subunit 3-I, whose translation MASTATTQGPGPGAKRRDGGSSMSERKREEEQLIVTPLGAGNEVGRSCVYMSYKGKTILFDCGIHPAYYGMAALPYFDEIDPSTVDVLLITHFHLDHAASLPYFLQKTTFRGRVFMTYATKAIYKLLLSDYVKVSKVSVEDMLYDEHDINRSMDKIEVIDFHQTIEVNGIRFWCYTAGHVLGAAMFMVDIAGVRVLYTGDYSREEDRHLRAAETPQFSPDICIIESTYGVQHHQPRHTREKRFTDVIHSTISQGGRVLIPAFALGRAQELLLILDEYWANHPELQNIPIYYASPLAKKCLTVYETYTLSMNDRIKNAKSNPFAFKYISALSSIEVFKDIGPSVVMASPSGLQSGLSRQLFDMWCSDKKNSCIIPGYVVEGTLAKTIISEPKEVTLMNGLTAPLNMQVHYISFSAHADSAQTSAFLEELNPPNIILVHGEANEMGRLKQKLMSQFADRNTKILTPKNCQSVEMYFNSQKMAKTIGKLAEKTPEAGETVSGLLVKKGFAYQIMAPDDLHVFSQLSTASIAQRITIPYSGAFSIIQHRLKQIYESVESSVDEESGVPTLQVHECVTVKHESEKHVSLHWSSDPISDMVSDSIVALILNISRDAPKIIDDSDAIKIVEENEKKAEKVMHALLVSLFGDVKIGENGKLVINIDGNVAELNKESGEVESENEGLKERVKTAFRRIQSSVKPIPPSAA comes from the exons ATGGCATCAACGGCGACAACACAGGGACCGGGGCCAGGTGCGAAGAGGCGGGACGGCGGTTCATCAATGAGCGAGAGGAAGAGAGAGGAGGAGCAGCTGATAGTGACGCCGCTGGGAGCGGGGAACGAAGTAGGGCGGTCGTGCGTTTACATGAGCTACAAAGGAAAGACCATCCTCTTCGATTGCGGCATCCACCCTGCCTACTACGGCATGGCGGCTCTCCCTTACTTCGACGAGATCGATCCCTCAACCGTCGACGTCCTCCTCATCACTCACTTCCATCTCGACCACGCCGCCTCCTTGCCTTACTTCCTTCAGAAGACCACCTTCCGCGGCCGCGTCTTCATGACCTACGCCACCAAAGCTATCTACAAGCTCCTCCTCTCCGATTATGTCAAGGTCAGCAAGGTCTCCGTTGAGGACATGCTCTACGACGAGCACGACATCAACCGCTCCATGGATAAAATCGAG GTTATTGATTTCCATCAAACTATAGAAGTGAACGGTATTCGATTCTGGTGTTATACTGCAGGCCATGTACTTGGTGCTGCTATGTTCATGGTGGACATTGCTGGAGTCCGAGTGCTTTACACCGGAGACTATTCACGGGAGGAAGACCGGCATCTTCGAGCTGCCGAGACCCCCCAGTTCTCCCCGGATATATGCATTATAGAGTCCACATATGGTGTGCAGCACCATCAGCCTCGGCACACACGAGAGAAACGCTTCACTGATGTTATCCATTCCACCATTTCTCAAGGAGGTCGTGTGTTGATTCCGGCATTTGCCCTTGGTCGTGCACAGGAGCTCCTCCTTATCCTTGATGAATATTGGGCGAATCACCCGGAGCTCCAGAATATACCCATCTATTATGCTTCTCCTCTTGCAAAAAAATGCCTGACTGTGTATGAGACATACACCCTTTCCATGAATGATAGGATCAAGAATGCAAAGTCGAATCCATTTGCTTTCAAATACATATCGGCTTTGAGCAGCATTGAAGTCTTCAAAGATATAGGACCATCTGTGGTGATGGCAAGCCCTAGTGGTCTTCAGAGTGGGTTGTCAAGGCAATTATTCGATATGTGGTGCTCTGATAAGAAAAATTCTTGCATTATACCGGGGTATGTGGTTGAAGGGACATTGGCAAAAACCATCATCAGTGAACCCAAAGAGGTCACTCTCATGAATGGGCTTACTGCACCTCTCAACATGCAGGTGCACTACATTTCCTTTTCGGCTCATGCTGATTCTGCTCAAACAAGTGCATTCTTAGAAGAGCTCAATCCTCCTAACATAATTCTTGTTCATGGGGAAGCTAATGAGATGGGAAGGCTCAAACAGAAGCTCATGAGTCAATTTGCTGATCGGAACACTAAGATTCTTACTCCAAAAAACTGTCAATCTGTTGAGATGTATTTCAATTCGCAGAAAATGGCAAAAACCATTGGCAAGCTTGCTGAAAAAACGCCCGAAGCCGGTGAAACTGTTAGTGGTCTGCTAGTGAAAAAAGGCTTTGCATATCAGATAATGGCACCTGATGATCTCCATGTCTTCTCACAGTTATCAACAGCAAGCATTGCTCAGAGGATCACCATCCCTTATTCAGGTGCCTTTAGTATTATACAGCATAGACTAAAACAGATATATGAGAGTGTGGAGTCCTCTGTGGATGAAGAATCTGGAGTTCCAACATTGCAAGTCCATGAGTGTGTGACGGTGAAGCATGAGTCCGAGAAGCATGTTTCCCTGCATTGGTCATCCGATCCCATCAGTGACATGGTATCAGACTCCATTGTTGCTCTAATTTTAAACATCAGTCGCGATGCCCCAAAAATAATAGACGATTCAGATGCCATAAAAATTGTAGAAGAGAATGAGAAGAAAGCAGAGAAGGTTATGCATGCACTTCTTGTCTCGCTCTTTGGAGATGTAAAGATTGGAGAAAATGGGAAGTTGGTGATTAACATTGATGGCAATGTGGCAGAGCTCAATAAAGAAAGTGGAGAAGTTGAGAGTGAAAATGAAGGCCTTAAGGAAAGAGTTAAAACCGCATTTCGGCGGATTCAAAGTTCTGTGAAGCCGATTCCTCCTTCTGCAGCGTAG